The proteins below are encoded in one region of Apium graveolens cultivar Ventura chromosome 4, ASM990537v1, whole genome shotgun sequence:
- the LOC141717589 gene encoding uncharacterized protein LOC141717589 has translation MASLTPGVLLKLLQSIDSNIKVRGEYRSSLLQVISIVPALSGSELWPNQGFFIKVSDSSHSTYVSLSREDNELILNNKLQLGQFFYVEKLEAGNPVPVLVGVRVVPGRHPFVGNPKDLMQMLDSSQESIRIDREGFNNSKISQLAEAKEESSTQKIVIKKEKTAVASRYMQGFSTSSSKLNRTDSTGSANIENESGAASKKAGIFKGNEQELKEQNRTTPLLNRIASQASKQNSTVNETKEVSRPKKDLDTKRTTKKQENINSIYILGRREKKHPSGTISWHSLPCRLLKPGKEILRRANLASLVAAEAQKESAQATILATCLRKFGDLSASASPNDPHGCLTKFFAIYQLIEQPNVTAQPKSSPPRTQACKPNRDKSNKKEGRKQGRSMVKSPKPTIQIGEADKLEWAKTDGLTEIEELREVLLKETQLWFVKFLEGALDAGFRISSQEKKGKANVVQQMEQNNHIAVTLSLLKSANGWLDKVGTNLIVEGNSLVETVERLKQKVYSCLLLHMDSIASALENQPGRA, from the exons ATGGCATCTCTTACACCTGGAGTTTTACTTAAGCTTCTTCAGAGTATTGATTCCAACATTAAGGTTCGCGGTGAATATCGCTCCAGTCTTCTGCAAGTTATAAGCATTGTCCCTGCTTTATCTGGATCAGAGTTGTGGCCAAACCAGGGGTTTTTCATTAAAGTCTCGGATTCTTCTCATTCCACATATGTGTCTCTATCAAGGGAAGACAATGAGTTAATCTTGAACAATAAACTGCAGCTTGGTCAGTTCTTTTACGTTGAGAAATTGGAGGCTGGAAATCCTGTTCCAGTTCTAGTTGGTGTGAGGGTTGTTCCGGGACGTCATCCATTTGTGGGAAATCCAAAGGATTTGATGCAGATGTTAGATTCCTCTCAGGAATCTATTCGAATTGACAGAGAAGGCTTTAACAACTCAAAAATAAGCCAGTTGGCTGAAGCAAAAGAGGAGAGTTCAACACAGAAAATTGTAATAAAGAAGGAGAAAACAGCTGTTGCGTCAAGGTACATGCAAGGTTTCTCGACATCTAGCAGCAAATTAAATAGAACTGACTCAACTGGTTCTGCAAATATTGAGAATGAGAGTGGTGCTGCATCCAAGAAGGCTGGGATCTTCAAAGGCAACGAACAAGAGCTTAAAGAGCAG AATCGGACAACTCCTCTGTTGAACCGGATTGCCTCACAGGCTTCTAAGCAAAATTCTACTGTAAATGAAACCAAGGAGGTCTCAAGACCGAAAAAAGACCTGGACACTAAACGCACAACAAAAAAACAAGAAAATATCAATTCAATCTATATATTAGGCAGACGAGAGAAAAAGCATCCTTCAGGCACAATCTCCTGGCACTCTCTTCCTTGCAGGCTTTTGAAACCCGGAAAG GAAATTCTTAGAagagcaaatttagcttctttgGTGGCAGCTGAAGCTCAAAAGGAATCAGCACAAGCAACAATTCTTGCAACTTGCCTAAG AAAGTTTGGTGATCTATCAGCATCTGCCTCACCAAATGACCCCCATGGTTGTCTCACAAAATTCTTTGCAATTTACCAGCTCATTGAACAACCAAATGTCACAGCACAACCCAAAAGTAGCCCGCCTCGTACTCAAGCATGTAAACCAAATAGGGACAAATCCAACAAAAAAGAAGGTCGAAAACAGGGTAGAAGTATGGTGAAGTCGCCTAAGCCCACAATACAGATAGGGGAGGCTGATAAACTAGAGTGGGCAAAAACAGATGGTTTGACCGAGATTGAAGAACTAAGAGAAGTACTCCTCAAAGAAACACAACTCTGGTTTGTGAAATTCTTGGAAGGAGCACTTGATGCTGGATTCCGAATAAGTAGCCAAGAAAAGAAAGGAAAAGCCAATGTGGTACAGCAAATGGAACAGAATAACCACATTGCTGTCACACTATCACTGCTTAAAAGTGCAAATGGCTGGTTGGATAAAGTAGGAACTAATCTGATTGTAGAGGGAAATAGCTTGGTGGAAACGGTTGAACGGTTAAAGCAGAAAGTCTATTCGTGTTTGCTTTTACACATGGATTCAATTGCATCAGCCCTGGAAAATCAGCCTGGACGTGCTTAA
- the LOC141717591 gene encoding 25.3 kDa vesicle transport protein SEC22-1-like, producing MVKLTMIARVTDGLPLVEGLDDGRDVENVDHYKQQVKALFKNFSKGHNEASRMSVETGPFIFHYIIEGRVCYLTMCDRAYPKKLAFQYLEDLANEFERVNGSQIETAARPYAFIKFDTFIQKTKKLYQDTRTQRNIAKLNDELYEVHQIMTRNVQEVLGVGEKLDQVSQMSSRLTSESRIYADKAKDLNRQALIRKWAPVAIVLGIVILLFWVRKKIW from the exons ATGGTGAAGCTGACAATGATTGCTCGTGTCACTGATGGTCTCCCACTAGTTGAAGGTTTGGATGATGGTCGTGATGTTGAAAATGTTGATCATTACAAACAACAAGTTAAGGCGTTGTTTAAGAACTTCTCAAAAGGTCATAATGAAGCTTCAAGGATGTCTGTTGAAACCGGACCCTTCATATTCCA TTATATAATTGAAGGCCGTGTCTGTTATTTGACAATGTGTGATCGTGCTTATCCAAAGAAACTTGCCTTTCAATACTTGGAAGATCTTGCAAATGAGTTTGAGCGTGTTAATGGGAGTCAAATTGAAACTGCTGCGAGACCTTATGCATTCATAAAATTTG ATACATTCATTCAGAAAACCAAAAAATTGTACCAGGACACAAGAACTCAGAGAAATATTGCTAAGCTTAATGATGAACTCTATGAAGTTCACCAAATAATGACTCGCAATGTACAGGAAGTTCTTGGTGTTGGTGAAAAGTTAGATC AGGTCAGTCAAATGTCCAGCCGGTTGACATCAGAGTCTCGCATATATGCTGATAAGGCAAAAGATTTGAATCGACAG GCTTTGATCCGGAAGTGGGCTCCTGTGGCAATTGTCTTGGGAATAGTCATTCTTCTATTCTGGGTAAGGAAGAAGATTTGGTGA